The DNA region CGCTTCGCACTACAAAAACACCGGTAGCATTCGCCGACAATTCATTTATTCCACCCACTTCGCTTAACGCTTCAGTTAATGTCATACCTGAACGATCAATTTTAAGCAGTTTAGGATCGTTGACTTCGCCTAGCACAAATACTTTTTGTGCATCGTTACGAGGTACGTGGATTATATCTCCACGTTTCAGCAAACGGTTTTCTGTTAAGTCGCCATTTTGCATTAAATCATGCAAAGATAAGGTTTCAGTTTTGCCATCACGGGTTAATGTAACATTGCGCCAATCGGCATCTCCAGTTAATCCCCCTGCCTGATTAATGGCATCTAGGAAGGTAAGAGGGACATTAGTTAATGGCTGATAACCTGGCTGACGAATTTCGCCAGTCACATAGGCTTTTTGTGAGCGGAAGCCTGCTATATTGACATCTACCTGTGGACTTTCTATATATTTGGTTAAACGTTTTGAAATGTTTTTACGCACTTCCGATACCGTTTTTCCCGCCACCTTAACAAAGCCGATGTAAGGGTAAAAGATAGTACCGTCAGCATGAACCCAATGCCCGGCTTCTTGGGCACTGCGGTAAGCACCGGCAGGGATGGTTAACTCTGGGTGATCCCAAATGGTAATGTTTAAAATATCGCCTTGCCCAATTACATATTCATAGCCCGCTATTTCAGCATCTAATGTTGGATTACTACGAGAGTGTGCTTCAACTTGAGTAAACGATGCATAGCGATTAACAAAAGAAGGCGATAACGGGTAAACATTAACCACATTGACTGGTGTGTCGGCCAGTTGTTGTTCCGTCATGTTTGATTCATCAGGAACGGTGTTGTACACCTGCTTATTACCCAGATCTACACTGGAGCCTGGCATAGTACATCCAGAGATAGCTAATAGTGCTGCCAATGGCAACACAGTTTTGAATATTGGTTTCATAATTAATAACTTAAAAGCAGGTTGTTCTGTATACAAGTGTCAGCATAGTACAGGAAAAAAGGAGAAGTAGGTACGCTACCGCCCAGAGGATTATTCGAAATTCCACCATTCGGTAATGTGTTGCGAGCCAAATTGTTGTTTTGTTACTATTTTGATAATTTAGTTACATCTGCAATACATGTTTTTCTTTAGAATCACCGTAGTAAATGTGATTATTGATATTCTAATTATTTAGAATATTTACAGGTGTAAGCTAGAAGTATAACTGGCTATTATCATACAAAAAGAATTAATGGATAGCGAAGAAAACACTGTGGATTCAAGGGACCAACACTATACAGTTGTGATCTGCATCACACTTGCAATTTAACCTGCGCATCCCACTTCCTATACAGCCGACATATTTTCAACTATCAATGTGACACCAATAAGACATTAGTTTCATTTTGTAACACTTTATAGGTGGTATTATGCGCCTATTTAGTCCCCCACTCAAATAATATTATTATAATTCAAAAAAATTTAGTGGTGCCCATGTGTTACCGGTTTGCCACATGGGTTTTGTTACTTAATGTTTACAACATTTCGATTTCCCTACCATTTTAGCCAATAAACAAAGCTGTAATTCATATACAATTCTGTATGTTTTTAACTCTCTGCAATTTCTGTTTTTTGCGCATATTTATTCGCTAAAATTGCACAGTAGAAAATTTGAATGGGGTGATAGAGCATGATAGGCAACAATATCATGCCTAAATTAGGGTCATGAGCAAAAATGACTTTGGCCATAGGAATGCCAGCAGCTAGGGTTTTCTTGGAGCCACAAAATACCGCAGTCACTTCATCAGGCAGTGAGAAACCACATTTTCTCGCTCCCCACTGAATGCTATGCACCATTACTAGAAGTACAG from Vibrio rarus includes:
- a CDS encoding polysaccharide export protein, producing MKPIFKTVLPLAALLAISGCTMPGSSVDLGNKQVYNTVPDESNMTEQQLADTPVNVVNVYPLSPSFVNRYASFTQVEAHSRSNPTLDAEIAGYEYVIGQGDILNITIWDHPELTIPAGAYRSAQEAGHWVHADGTIFYPYIGFVKVAGKTVSEVRKNISKRLTKYIESPQVDVNIAGFRSQKAYVTGEIRQPGYQPLTNVPLTFLDAINQAGGLTGDADWRNVTLTRDGKTETLSLHDLMQNGDLTENRLLKRGDIIHVPRNDAQKVFVLGEVNDPKLLKIDRSGMTLTEALSEVGGINELSANATGVFVVRSGKRDKSHEKYLAQVREQSLTEKEKQQKTTSRTEPTKQGKQTRPERIVANVYQLDISDATALVTGTEFELEPYDVIYVTAAPIEQYNRVVRQLLPTIGGLNDATEVAARIHNW